One region of Arthrobacter sp. StoSoilB22 genomic DNA includes:
- a CDS encoding glycoside hydrolase family 43 protein — protein sequence MITPNNTLTRQATMGQWLVHPVGAPLFCELLAQYGLEALHLGLALGRPLSHLGQLTYGRISESAIDDLLQAATENMLAGRSGSPSEDSHFLPIPIRRDMSLNEIQIRDPFILSDSTTSTYYLYGSTDKNIWSGAGTGFDTYRSRDLIHWEGPFAAFRPPSGFWSQGMYWAPEVHEYLGHWYMFATFTALNGHRGTQVLRADYPIGPFTPWSDGAITPSKWQCLDGTLFLENGQPWIVYCHEWTQVHDGAMYAQRLSPDLRCTDGTPLFLFSASDANWSRPMQGISPGFSFPAHVTDGPSLFRLDNGHLMMLWSSFGDHGYAMGIAHSASGTIEGPWTQEQEALWSADGGHGMIFRTHEGCLALTLHQPNNTPDERAIIRSLTEHERTVSLQKRP from the coding sequence TTGATCACTCCAAACAACACCTTGACCCGTCAAGCCACCATGGGACAGTGGCTGGTCCATCCAGTCGGTGCCCCACTGTTCTGCGAACTGCTGGCACAGTACGGTCTCGAAGCCCTGCATCTGGGCCTGGCACTGGGGCGTCCGCTGTCTCACCTAGGGCAGCTGACCTACGGCAGAATCTCTGAGTCAGCTATCGACGACCTTCTCCAGGCTGCCACTGAAAATATGCTGGCTGGACGTTCAGGGTCGCCGAGTGAAGATTCTCACTTCCTTCCCATCCCGATACGCAGGGACATGAGCTTGAACGAAATCCAAATAAGGGATCCTTTCATCCTCAGCGACAGCACAACCTCCACCTATTACCTCTACGGAAGCACGGACAAAAACATATGGTCCGGCGCCGGCACGGGCTTTGACACCTACCGAAGCAGGGACTTGATCCATTGGGAAGGTCCCTTTGCAGCATTCCGACCGCCTTCAGGATTTTGGAGCCAAGGCATGTACTGGGCTCCTGAGGTCCATGAGTACTTGGGCCACTGGTACATGTTCGCCACGTTCACCGCCCTGAACGGCCACCGAGGAACTCAAGTTCTGAGAGCGGACTACCCTATCGGTCCATTTACGCCATGGAGCGACGGCGCAATTACGCCAAGTAAATGGCAATGCCTCGACGGGACTTTGTTCCTTGAGAACGGTCAGCCCTGGATCGTCTACTGTCATGAATGGACACAGGTCCATGACGGTGCAATGTACGCCCAGCGACTCAGCCCAGACCTTCGTTGCACAGACGGTACGCCATTGTTTCTGTTCAGCGCATCGGACGCCAACTGGTCAAGGCCCATGCAAGGAATCTCCCCCGGCTTCAGCTTTCCCGCACACGTCACCGACGGACCGTCCCTCTTCCGCCTGGACAACGGACACCTGATGATGTTGTGGTCCAGCTTCGGGGATCATGGTTACGCAATGGGCATCGCGCACTCTGCATCGGGGACTATCGAAGGCCCCTGGACTCAGGAACAAGAGGCTCTCTGGTCCGCAGATGGCGGACACGGCATGATTTTCAGGACCCACGAGGGATGTCTGGCTCTGACGCTGCACCAACCAAACAACACCCCCGACGAAAGGGCCATCATTCGTTCGCTGACCGAGCATGAACGAACAGTGTCTTTGCAAAAACGTCCGTAG
- a CDS encoding alpha/beta hydrolase fold domain-containing protein yields the protein MPLDPYFTSGVEFLRRLAPEELTDPALPSRLAEHFVAPRQWVVPDIEVRDTSVPSSDGHIPVRIYRPRTKIRSCVLWLHGGGFAHGDLDMPEAHMVSAEIAYRADAFVVSVDYRLAKNGIGYPAPVDDAEAVWSWLSGLPEAFRQPIALGGASAGAAIALSTALRLRNRDSVQPSELLLAYPFLHFPVPALDDVTALEIRKLPALMRFTPESIAGMVRNYVGRISDLPVEAMPGAADLTGLPPIKVLVSELDDLRPSAELIVMQSSEAGVPVETHLAAGMPHGHLNHGPSIDEVSRSLDFLVQNLGEGKPSGP from the coding sequence ATGCCACTTGATCCTTACTTCACTTCCGGGGTGGAATTTCTCCGTAGGCTGGCACCCGAGGAACTGACCGATCCTGCACTGCCTTCACGTCTGGCTGAGCACTTTGTGGCACCCAGGCAATGGGTAGTTCCGGACATTGAGGTGCGTGACACCAGTGTTCCCAGCAGCGATGGGCACATACCGGTTCGCATTTACCGACCGCGAACCAAAATCCGTTCATGTGTGTTGTGGTTGCACGGAGGCGGATTCGCCCACGGGGATTTGGACATGCCTGAAGCCCACATGGTTTCCGCTGAAATCGCCTACAGGGCTGATGCCTTCGTCGTCTCCGTTGATTACCGCCTTGCCAAAAACGGCATAGGGTACCCGGCACCAGTGGATGATGCCGAAGCAGTGTGGTCCTGGCTGTCTGGACTGCCCGAAGCGTTTCGCCAGCCAATAGCGCTGGGTGGCGCCAGCGCGGGAGCTGCCATTGCACTGTCTACTGCTTTGCGGCTCCGGAACCGGGATTCGGTACAGCCGTCCGAACTGCTGCTCGCCTATCCCTTCCTCCATTTCCCTGTCCCCGCTCTGGATGATGTGACTGCTCTAGAAATCCGGAAGCTGCCTGCCCTGATGCGCTTCACGCCTGAATCGATCGCAGGCATGGTTAGGAACTATGTCGGCCGGATTTCGGACTTGCCGGTTGAGGCGATGCCCGGTGCTGCCGATCTCACGGGCCTGCCACCTATCAAGGTTTTGGTTTCGGAACTCGACGATCTGAGGCCGTCCGCCGAACTCATCGTCATGCAATCTTCCGAAGCGGGAGTACCCGTTGAGACGCACCTCGCCGCAGGAATGCCACATGGTCATCTCAACCATGGTCCCTCAATAGACGAAGTAAGTCGCTCGCTCGATTTTTTGGTGCAGAATCTTGGGGAGGGAAAGCCCAGTGGGCCGTGA
- a CDS encoding serine hydrolase domain-containing protein, with protein sequence MGTTPNFVAPGFEGVASAFFETIPEGRRAGAALSVWKDGAAVVSLAAGTADGGNSPFRNDTLIPVASVTKGLASLVIGRLVELGRMPSYDTEIGEFWPEFAAHGKGKLSIGDVLAHRAGLSAPREALPKSVYLDSIATADVLAAQEPLWTPGEGHQYHNITHGALTAKLAFLATGRSLGSLFAEEIAGPLSADAWIGLPEEYDTRVATMVPDPLPPAPAMSVPNSYWLERAVNLGSGVGFPNLVESADGRRAEMPGVNGFATAEAVAKIYSAAVVPTEGVRLLSDAAVDDVRKPRSKGEPVFGGQPPYQAFGAGVMVPSHWDPYLTEYSFGHDGALGQVAFADPYFKVGFAYFTNQAGDWERGKSVTTALWRDLN encoded by the coding sequence ATGGGAACCACCCCCAACTTTGTAGCGCCGGGCTTCGAGGGCGTTGCTTCAGCGTTCTTCGAGACTATTCCCGAAGGGCGACGAGCGGGTGCCGCTCTGTCCGTTTGGAAGGACGGCGCCGCTGTTGTCTCGCTGGCAGCCGGCACGGCTGACGGGGGTAACAGTCCCTTCAGGAACGACACCCTTATTCCTGTTGCTTCCGTGACCAAGGGCCTGGCCTCTCTGGTGATTGGTCGCCTGGTGGAGCTCGGGAGGATGCCTTCCTACGATACTGAGATCGGCGAGTTCTGGCCCGAGTTCGCCGCCCACGGCAAGGGAAAACTGTCAATTGGTGACGTCTTGGCTCACCGCGCCGGCCTTTCGGCCCCACGGGAGGCTTTGCCTAAGTCCGTCTATCTGGACTCCATCGCGACCGCGGACGTCCTCGCCGCCCAGGAGCCTCTGTGGACACCCGGCGAAGGTCATCAGTACCACAACATCACCCATGGTGCCCTCACTGCAAAGCTCGCGTTCCTCGCGACCGGGCGTTCCCTTGGCAGCTTGTTTGCCGAAGAAATAGCCGGGCCTTTGTCCGCCGATGCTTGGATCGGGCTTCCTGAGGAGTACGACACAAGAGTCGCCACGATGGTGCCCGACCCATTGCCCCCGGCACCGGCCATGTCAGTCCCTAATTCCTACTGGTTGGAGCGGGCCGTAAATCTGGGCTCCGGAGTGGGTTTCCCGAACTTGGTGGAGTCCGCCGACGGCCGACGCGCCGAGATGCCAGGCGTCAATGGTTTTGCTACTGCTGAGGCTGTTGCGAAAATCTATTCTGCTGCAGTTGTGCCAACCGAAGGGGTCCGCCTACTTTCGGATGCGGCCGTAGACGACGTTCGCAAGCCGCGCAGCAAGGGGGAGCCGGTTTTCGGAGGTCAGCCGCCGTACCAGGCCTTTGGCGCGGGAGTCATGGTCCCCTCGCATTGGGACCCCTATCTGACCGAGTACTCCTTCGGCCACGACGGCGCCTTGGGCCAGGTGGCCTTCGCAGACCCATACTTCAAAGTCGGCTTCGCATACTTCACCAATCAAGCTGGCGACTGGGAACGCGGTAAATCTGTGACGACAGCGTTGTGGCGCGACCTGAACTGA
- a CDS encoding family 78 glycoside hydrolase catalytic domain → MLSWAPTPGQEQLRIIVEDETGAIVGDSGAVVSRAPQLRVDLVLRSRARYKWRVRIADADGQWSPWSEWAKWETPLLGDSDWQAKWVARWTPAETRVIASIYSDTVDWMGPGNTLVQSFQSSGPVTAVSVDLDGDIPSDVVARMQLRNSAGDVVAERELDGRWNTWARFTYYLEVGPPAPPGTYTLSITCEQGQLGWRRATSTARLSEDDGVGPLPVLGEATVDGVLVPGVRTLAVETLPAPNPVLRTSFTIPAGVTSARLYAVGIGYGAFSINGTSLGNELEPATTDFTKTVLYRSYDVTGHLNAGENTLVVELGRGFFSARGASIWGWHIAPWSQEPMAIAQLEYVDQDGNRHAICSGPHWEASTGQVVSELLYSGEVWQMQAEEEPVWEPAVLVDAPTGTLRPAALPPVTLGSGKPPVSVHYAGTERVYDFADMVAGRVRCTLSVPGATEVRVKYGETLNEDGTVSCENVLAAGPTQTDRLIFDSSADQICWEPKFSYKGYRYVSIEADGPLTVHDITSIPMHTDVKTIGAFDSSEETLTWLDRALGKTFLNNLHGIPTDTPVYEKNGWTADAHLAAEALIHQFDLKSTFGKWIDDHADAQDNAGVISNIVPTPGWGRAPDPAWSASAVLIPWNLYWEYGDIKLLERHHEMVTRYADAMYSLSDEGIWRHPSYGDWLAPGHERAPEGSAPTATVMLMKVLATAADISTALGEHRNAARFSERASRVGTAYHQAFFNESVGFYGNEALGYRQTMNVLPLAFGAVPRQHQSYVFHSLTTDILERTAGHLDCGAVGAKYLLPVLSSGGRDDIALSVATQHTRPGWGVWREAGETTLLESWDTSARSRNHYFLGSAAAWVQQKVGGLRSTRPGWEQFDISPIADPRVTGGALSHLTPRGKAAINWTRQSGAWRLDVTVPWGATATIRIGTAAGTKLSGGFHRLEFEDTKPPLPSQAPTSPADPLTM, encoded by the coding sequence ATGCTTTCTTGGGCTCCAACTCCAGGTCAAGAGCAACTCAGAATTATCGTCGAAGACGAGACAGGGGCCATCGTCGGCGATTCGGGAGCCGTGGTCTCAAGAGCGCCGCAGCTTCGCGTTGATCTGGTGCTGCGGAGCCGGGCCCGTTACAAGTGGAGGGTTCGCATAGCCGACGCGGACGGGCAGTGGTCTCCGTGGAGCGAATGGGCGAAGTGGGAGACGCCCCTACTTGGCGATTCGGACTGGCAGGCTAAGTGGGTTGCGCGCTGGACCCCCGCAGAAACCCGGGTCATCGCGTCTATTTACTCGGACACCGTCGACTGGATGGGCCCCGGGAACACCCTGGTTCAGTCATTTCAATCAAGCGGTCCCGTCACGGCCGTCAGCGTCGACCTGGACGGTGACATTCCTTCCGACGTCGTTGCCCGCATGCAACTACGGAACAGCGCCGGTGACGTCGTTGCCGAGCGGGAGCTGGATGGAAGATGGAACACATGGGCCCGGTTCACGTACTACCTCGAAGTAGGCCCACCGGCGCCTCCCGGCACTTACACACTGTCGATCACATGCGAGCAAGGACAACTTGGCTGGCGCAGAGCAACATCAACAGCACGCCTTTCTGAAGATGACGGAGTGGGGCCGCTCCCGGTTCTGGGCGAAGCAACGGTGGACGGCGTCCTGGTCCCTGGAGTCCGTACCTTGGCCGTAGAAACGCTCCCGGCACCCAATCCTGTCCTGAGAACCAGCTTCACCATCCCGGCAGGGGTGACCTCAGCCCGTCTCTACGCAGTGGGGATTGGCTATGGCGCGTTCAGTATCAATGGCACATCTCTCGGCAATGAACTTGAACCGGCGACAACAGACTTTACGAAAACAGTCCTATACAGAAGCTACGACGTAACCGGCCATCTGAACGCCGGGGAGAACACCCTCGTGGTGGAGCTGGGGCGTGGATTCTTCTCCGCACGGGGAGCAAGCATCTGGGGTTGGCACATAGCACCGTGGTCTCAAGAACCAATGGCAATCGCCCAGTTGGAGTACGTAGACCAGGATGGGAATCGGCATGCTATTTGCTCCGGTCCGCACTGGGAAGCCTCAACAGGACAGGTTGTAAGCGAGCTGCTCTATTCTGGCGAAGTTTGGCAGATGCAGGCTGAAGAGGAACCTGTTTGGGAACCCGCTGTCCTGGTAGATGCGCCAACCGGCACCCTGCGCCCAGCGGCCCTCCCTCCTGTCACGCTTGGATCAGGAAAGCCGCCCGTATCAGTGCACTATGCGGGGACGGAAAGAGTGTACGATTTTGCCGATATGGTGGCCGGTCGGGTCCGATGCACGCTAAGCGTCCCGGGCGCCACAGAAGTCCGGGTAAAGTACGGCGAAACCCTCAATGAAGACGGCACGGTATCTTGCGAGAACGTATTGGCAGCCGGACCAACCCAGACGGACCGCCTGATTTTTGATTCCTCGGCCGACCAAATCTGCTGGGAACCGAAGTTCAGCTACAAAGGATACCGGTATGTGTCGATCGAAGCCGATGGTCCTCTGACAGTGCACGACATCACTTCGATTCCCATGCACACTGACGTTAAAACCATCGGTGCCTTCGACAGCAGCGAGGAAACTCTCACCTGGCTTGACCGCGCATTGGGAAAGACCTTTCTCAATAACCTGCACGGCATCCCCACGGACACCCCCGTCTACGAAAAGAACGGTTGGACAGCAGACGCCCACTTGGCGGCCGAAGCCCTTATCCACCAGTTCGACCTGAAATCTACTTTCGGTAAATGGATCGATGACCACGCCGATGCTCAGGACAACGCCGGGGTCATCTCAAACATCGTTCCCACGCCAGGATGGGGACGGGCCCCCGACCCAGCATGGAGCGCATCGGCCGTTCTGATTCCTTGGAACCTGTACTGGGAATACGGTGACATCAAGTTGTTGGAACGACACCACGAGATGGTGACCCGATACGCGGACGCCATGTACTCTTTGTCCGATGAGGGTATCTGGCGGCATCCCAGCTACGGAGACTGGCTCGCGCCGGGCCATGAACGTGCACCCGAGGGATCAGCACCAACTGCCACAGTGATGCTGATGAAGGTCCTGGCGACAGCAGCCGACATTTCGACAGCCCTTGGCGAACATAGGAATGCGGCGCGATTCAGCGAACGAGCCTCACGAGTCGGAACGGCTTATCATCAAGCCTTCTTCAACGAAAGCGTCGGATTTTACGGCAATGAGGCCTTGGGTTACCGCCAGACAATGAACGTACTGCCCCTTGCCTTCGGCGCCGTGCCCCGGCAACACCAAAGTTACGTTTTTCACTCACTCACCACCGACATCCTTGAACGGACAGCCGGGCACCTGGACTGCGGCGCAGTTGGGGCAAAGTACCTACTTCCCGTGCTGTCCAGTGGCGGGCGGGATGACATTGCGCTCAGCGTAGCCACCCAGCACACAAGGCCGGGCTGGGGGGTCTGGCGCGAAGCCGGCGAGACTACTCTGCTTGAATCGTGGGACACCTCAGCAAGGTCCCGGAACCACTATTTCCTCGGCAGTGCTGCAGCCTGGGTACAGCAAAAAGTTGGAGGGCTTCGGTCCACCCGTCCAGGATGGGAACAGTTCGATATCTCACCCATAGCCGATCCCCGGGTGACCGGCGGAGCACTTTCGCACCTGACACCACGCGGGAAAGCAGCTATCAACTGGACCAGGCAGTCCGGCGCGTGGCGCCTGGACGTCACGGTTCCGTGGGGGGCCACCGCCACGATCCGAATCGGGACAGCCGCCGGGACCAAGCTATCCGGGGGCTTCCACCGCCTGGAATTTGAGGACACCAAACCTCCCCTGCCATCCCAGGCCCCGACGAGCCCTGCAGATCCACTCACCATGTGA
- a CDS encoding family 43 glycosylhydrolase, with protein sequence MTMYNSIRPGQPWIDSNGNRIQAHGGSMHVEDGVFYWYGENKERTLPGSGIWHWGVRAYSSTDLYNWDDRGLIIPPAEDDMGSPLHPTRFMDRPHIIYNSHTKKYVCWLKIMEDGAQRSTILTADSFLGPYEIAKSGVKPLGMHAGDFDLVIEPTDGKAYYYFERVHSELVCADLTEDYTDVTGYYSTHFHHPAPPYVREAPAHFKRGSMHYLVTSGTTGYFPNPSELASAPSYHGPWTVLGNPHVDDKSETSFRSQISCVFKHPTKSDLYIAMADRWRPDLSPEDSDARGLFERRFAGTPYPDDVQEDFSVIDTSQSDYVWLPFAFDGDVPRLKWEDEWRIEDFD encoded by the coding sequence ATGACGATGTATAACAGCATCCGTCCAGGTCAGCCTTGGATTGACTCGAACGGTAACCGCATTCAGGCACACGGTGGATCGATGCATGTGGAAGACGGCGTTTTCTATTGGTACGGCGAGAACAAAGAGCGGACGCTTCCAGGTAGCGGCATCTGGCATTGGGGGGTTCGTGCTTACTCGTCCACCGATCTCTACAACTGGGACGACAGGGGCCTGATCATCCCGCCTGCGGAGGACGACATGGGATCACCCCTGCATCCCACCCGCTTCATGGACCGCCCCCACATCATCTACAACAGTCACACCAAGAAGTACGTCTGCTGGCTGAAGATTATGGAAGACGGCGCCCAACGGTCCACTATCCTCACCGCCGATTCATTCCTGGGGCCATATGAAATAGCGAAAAGCGGCGTCAAGCCACTTGGCATGCATGCTGGCGACTTCGACTTGGTTATTGAGCCAACTGATGGAAAGGCCTACTACTACTTCGAGCGCGTACACAGCGAATTGGTATGTGCCGATCTCACCGAGGATTACACCGACGTCACGGGCTATTACTCAACGCACTTCCATCACCCGGCGCCACCATATGTTCGGGAGGCGCCGGCTCACTTCAAGCGTGGAAGCATGCACTATCTGGTCACCTCCGGAACCACTGGCTATTTCCCCAATCCCTCAGAGCTGGCCAGCGCTCCCTCCTATCACGGACCTTGGACGGTTCTGGGCAACCCCCACGTTGATGACAAAAGTGAAACCTCCTTTCGGAGCCAGATCAGCTGCGTCTTTAAACACCCCACCAAATCGGACCTTTACATTGCCATGGCCGATAGGTGGCGGCCAGACCTCAGTCCTGAAGATTCCGACGCCCGCGGATTGTTTGAACGGCGGTTTGCCGGTACTCCATACCCCGATGACGTTCAAGAAGACTTCAGCGTTATAGACACCTCGCAATCCGACTACGTTTGGCTCCCCTTCGCATTTGATGGAGATGTTCCACGGCTGAAATGGGAGGACGAATGGCGGATAGAGGATTTCGACTAG
- a CDS encoding glycoside hydrolase family 3 N-terminal domain-containing protein has protein sequence MSTNATTPWMDQHLPAVQRAELLLRKLSLDEKMAQVSCYFPTDITQTADFSERFPFGIGEVSCLEARSAPTRDEVTAFQRKVQSDAMAGSGHGIPAIFHMEGLCGAYLPGATSFPSGLGRAAGWNVDVERKIGQIVGQQERAFGITHTLAPVLDVSRDPRMGRQGETYGEDPTLASALGVAYTTGLQSEDESGLRTEAVAKHFVGSHHTEGGIHGAHCDVPDRLLLEFYGKPFQAAITLGELRGVMPSYNSVGGEPMSASVRLLKTVLREQMGFGGLLVSDYGAVGNLHTVQRVAQSDAHAGLAALRAGMDVELHVPQGFGPELREWFANGRADIALLDKAVHRVLTAKFRMGLFEHPFAPDPAEREAPFQSPANAAVAVQCARESLVLLHNDGALPLRPNLQRLAVIGCHAATARFFFGGYTHYSMAEGKLAANASMAGLATSSENHQTVTTTVPGTTIEASDGPAFEELLHLQQPGIRSLLDELRIRLPETEVAWAYGYPIAGDDDSGHDEAIALAESADVVLLTLGGKHGTASIASMGEGIDATDINLPRCQDDLIVKLARLGKPVIGVHLDGRPVSSDAADTHLAALLEAWSPGEGGAEAIVDVLTGAHAPSGRLPVSIAHNSGQVPIYYNHPHGSAWHQGYSIGFSDYVDAPHTPRYPFGHGLSYTTFDYADMALSRPEVDGGDTVDISFTVTNSGHRPGTEVVQLYVSDRFASTSRPVMELAGFRRLELEPAQTARVEFHLEISQLAFLDENMRWRVEAGEVDVMVGSSSNDPRLTETLSITTDTIIDGQTRGFYARSHDVGLVRPHEALGATT, from the coding sequence ATGAGCACAAACGCAACGACACCATGGATGGACCAGCACCTACCCGCAGTCCAGCGGGCGGAACTCCTACTGAGAAAGCTGAGCCTCGACGAAAAGATGGCTCAGGTCTCCTGCTACTTTCCTACCGACATAACGCAGACCGCCGACTTCTCTGAGCGTTTCCCCTTTGGAATCGGCGAAGTATCCTGCCTTGAAGCCCGATCCGCGCCCACGCGGGACGAGGTCACTGCGTTCCAGCGTAAGGTTCAGAGCGATGCAATGGCGGGTTCCGGGCATGGGATCCCGGCAATATTTCACATGGAGGGGCTCTGTGGCGCGTACCTTCCTGGAGCAACCAGCTTTCCTTCCGGGTTGGGACGGGCGGCAGGCTGGAATGTTGACGTGGAGCGGAAGATTGGGCAAATCGTAGGCCAACAGGAACGTGCTTTCGGCATTACGCATACTTTGGCACCAGTCCTTGATGTTTCACGGGATCCGAGGATGGGGCGGCAGGGCGAAACATATGGTGAGGACCCCACTCTCGCATCTGCTCTGGGCGTCGCTTACACGACGGGGCTCCAAAGCGAAGACGAGTCAGGCCTACGCACCGAGGCGGTGGCGAAGCATTTCGTCGGATCCCACCACACCGAGGGCGGAATCCATGGGGCCCACTGCGATGTCCCCGACCGACTGTTGCTGGAGTTCTACGGCAAACCCTTCCAGGCAGCGATTACCTTGGGCGAGCTCCGGGGTGTGATGCCTTCCTATAACTCAGTGGGCGGCGAGCCTATGTCCGCCTCCGTACGGCTCCTCAAAACGGTGCTGCGGGAACAAATGGGGTTCGGTGGCTTGCTTGTCTCTGATTACGGCGCCGTTGGAAACCTTCACACCGTCCAGCGTGTCGCACAGTCCGATGCTCATGCCGGACTGGCGGCCCTGCGCGCGGGCATGGACGTCGAACTGCATGTGCCACAAGGATTCGGCCCGGAGCTGCGCGAGTGGTTCGCAAACGGACGCGCCGACATTGCACTTCTCGACAAGGCGGTTCACCGGGTGCTCACCGCAAAGTTCCGCATGGGCCTCTTCGAGCATCCTTTCGCTCCGGACCCGGCTGAGCGCGAAGCCCCATTTCAGTCACCCGCCAACGCGGCAGTCGCTGTGCAATGTGCACGGGAGTCGCTCGTTCTGTTGCACAATGACGGAGCTCTGCCTTTACGGCCCAACCTTCAAAGGCTGGCGGTTATCGGGTGCCACGCGGCGACAGCGCGGTTCTTCTTCGGCGGCTACACCCACTACTCGATGGCGGAGGGAAAACTCGCCGCAAACGCCTCAATGGCCGGCCTCGCCACCAGCAGCGAAAACCATCAGACCGTGACCACTACCGTTCCAGGCACCACCATCGAGGCCTCCGACGGCCCCGCCTTCGAGGAACTGCTGCACCTCCAGCAGCCCGGCATCCGCAGCCTCCTCGACGAGCTCCGCATCCGACTGCCCGAAACGGAGGTGGCTTGGGCGTACGGCTACCCAATTGCTGGCGACGACGACTCCGGACACGACGAAGCGATCGCTCTCGCCGAGAGCGCCGACGTCGTGCTCCTGACGCTCGGAGGCAAACACGGAACTGCATCCATCGCCTCGATGGGCGAGGGCATTGATGCTACAGACATCAACCTGCCGCGCTGTCAGGACGATCTGATCGTCAAGCTCGCTCGTTTGGGCAAGCCGGTGATCGGCGTGCATCTTGATGGTCGACCGGTGTCCAGCGACGCCGCAGACACGCATTTGGCCGCCCTTCTTGAAGCATGGAGCCCCGGCGAAGGCGGTGCCGAAGCAATAGTGGACGTCCTGACCGGCGCCCATGCTCCCAGCGGCCGACTGCCGGTGAGCATAGCTCACAACTCTGGCCAGGTCCCTATCTACTACAACCACCCACACGGGTCGGCTTGGCACCAGGGCTATAGCATCGGCTTCTCCGACTACGTCGATGCCCCCCACACTCCACGGTATCCCTTTGGGCATGGGCTGTCCTACACCACCTTTGACTACGCCGATATGGCCCTTTCAAGGCCCGAGGTGGACGGCGGCGATACTGTAGACATTTCCTTCACAGTGACAAACAGCGGCCACCGACCCGGGACTGAGGTCGTTCAGCTTTATGTAAGTGACCGATTCGCCAGTACTTCGAGGCCCGTTATGGAACTCGCCGGCTTCCGTCGGCTCGAACTCGAGCCGGCGCAGACTGCCCGAGTCGAATTCCATCTCGAGATCAGCCAACTGGCCTTTCTCGACGAAAACATGCGCTGGCGGGTTGAGGCTGGCGAAGTCGACGTCATGGTGGGAAGCTCCTCGAACGATCCGCGGCTGACCGAGACCCTTTCGATTACTACTGACACCATCATTGATGGACAGACCCGGGGTTTCTACGCCCGGTCTCACGATGTGGGGTTGGTTAGGCCACATGAGGCACTTGGAGCCACCACCTAA
- a CDS encoding LacI family DNA-binding transcriptional regulator codes for MGREQTTLPDQVGRRNDKKFPATISDVAFAAGVGISTVSNVLNHPYKVAAATQQKVKQAIADLDFQRSEEAVALRRGKRASPNRFSADVVIPPIDSDNTNRPDEALGGAPAAATYTPECLSPGTRVEILDDGRVMGSGVVDMSMADGSAVWLWMDCGGGRRLIHKQDGLGIRPL; via the coding sequence GTGGGCCGTGAACAAACCACCCTGCCTGACCAGGTCGGCAGGCGCAATGACAAGAAGTTTCCGGCCACGATATCAGACGTCGCGTTCGCAGCCGGCGTAGGGATTTCGACCGTATCCAATGTTTTGAACCATCCCTACAAAGTTGCGGCCGCCACCCAGCAGAAGGTCAAACAGGCCATCGCTGACTTGGACTTCCAAAGATCGGAAGAAGCGGTTGCACTCAGGCGTGGAAAACGCGCAAGCCCGAACCGTTTTAGCGCGGATGTTGTTATTCCGCCGATCGATTCCGACAATACCAATAGGCCGGACGAGGCATTGGGTGGCGCGCCTGCCGCTGCCACGTACACGCCGGAATGTCTGAGCCCTGGAACCCGGGTGGAGATTTTGGATGACGGGCGAGTAATGGGAAGCGGCGTTGTTGATATGAGCATGGCAGATGGGTCGGCTGTCTGGCTGTGGATGGACTGCGGAGGCGGACGAAGGTTGATTCACAAGCAAGATGGTCTTGGAATACGGCCCCTGTAG